The following are encoded in a window of Mycobacterium sp. ELW1 genomic DNA:
- a CDS encoding dihydrodipicolinate reductase, whose product MSASNPIRVFQVATGNVGTEMIKRIGAHRGLELVGLHCYSPEKIGRDAGEIAGIAPIGVTATGSVDEIIAAKPDVLTFHGVFPDEDLYVKVLEAGINIVTTADWITGWHRDTNHPHHSGKKVSQLLQEACEKGGSSFYGTGMNPGVNQILGVVCSSDVAEIENVTTIESVDVSCHHSADTWKEVGYGLPVDDPALPGMLEKYTRVFADSVLMMADCFDLELDEVKFTYELGACTKDVDLGWYQLPKGSLGGNYLKYQGMVDGVPRVETHLEWQMTPHTDPSWDIKGCYITQIAGDPYVYNKHMIFPKPGVDLSNVESFASIGMTVTGLPALNAIPAVVAAAPGLITSADLPLRGFAGRFKK is encoded by the coding sequence ATGTCAGCCAGTAACCCGATCCGGGTGTTCCAGGTGGCGACCGGAAACGTCGGCACCGAGATGATCAAGCGCATCGGTGCGCACCGCGGGCTGGAGCTGGTCGGCCTGCACTGCTACTCCCCGGAGAAGATCGGCCGCGACGCCGGCGAGATCGCCGGAATCGCGCCGATCGGTGTCACCGCAACAGGATCCGTCGACGAGATCATCGCCGCCAAACCCGATGTGCTGACCTTCCACGGGGTGTTCCCCGATGAGGACCTCTACGTCAAGGTGCTCGAGGCGGGCATCAACATCGTCACGACCGCGGACTGGATCACCGGTTGGCATCGCGACACCAACCATCCGCACCACTCCGGCAAGAAGGTGTCGCAGCTTCTGCAAGAGGCATGTGAGAAGGGCGGCTCCAGCTTCTACGGCACCGGCATGAATCCCGGCGTCAACCAGATCCTGGGTGTGGTCTGTTCATCCGACGTCGCCGAGATCGAGAACGTCACCACCATCGAATCCGTCGACGTCTCGTGCCACCACTCGGCCGACACCTGGAAAGAGGTCGGCTACGGCCTGCCTGTCGACGACCCGGCGCTGCCCGGCATGCTCGAGAAGTACACCCGCGTCTTCGCCGACAGCGTGCTGATGATGGCCGACTGCTTCGACCTCGAACTCGACGAGGTGAAGTTCACCTACGAACTGGGCGCCTGCACCAAGGACGTCGACCTCGGCTGGTACCAGCTGCCCAAGGGCTCACTCGGCGGCAATTACCTCAAGTACCAGGGCATGGTGGACGGTGTACCGCGGGTCGAGACGCACCTCGAGTGGCAGATGACGCCGCACACCGATCCGAGCTGGGACATCAAGGGGTGCTACATCACCCAGATCGCCGGCGACCCGTACGTCTACAACAAGCACATGATCTTCCCGAAGCCCGGCGTCGACCTGTCCAACGTGGAGTCGTTCGCGTCCATCGGCATGACCGTCACGGGGTTGCCGGCGCTCAACGCCATTCCCGCGGTGGTGGCCGCCGCACCGGGATTGATCACGAGCGCGGACCTGCCGCTGCGCGGATTCGCGGGCCGATTCAAGAAGTGA